Proteins encoded in a region of the Cupriavidus pauculus genome:
- a CDS encoding sensor histidine kinase, protein MNRCLYAALPSRLTILGRDLLFVICMNTVIALSLNYGFRTGGSLFHNLVYSQLIGLSIWALIDIPRVGIWWNDRPRRWPFLCLAAVAVPVGVLFGSWATREVLNLPIRSHAETGDMLRMCLVVGMLASASMIYFYWSREKLAYLERQAALDALQREEAEKQLVRAQLMALQAQIEPHFLFNSLANLDGLIATDPRAARQLLQRLIGFLRTSLKHTRAEQCTLRQEFELLRSYLEIQSMRFGSRLAFEIDLPPALADVEIPPMLIQPLVENAVTHGIEPCMRGGAIVLAARDPGDGNVQVVITDSGVGFCQGGSKGSGMGLTHVRERLARIFGAAATMQMEENQPRGVIVRLTLPLVRRTDTVPVVPAEGVAAVPARARPAGGTVSPAHP, encoded by the coding sequence GTGAACCGTTGTCTGTATGCCGCGCTACCGTCGAGGCTGACCATCCTTGGCCGCGATCTGCTGTTCGTCATCTGCATGAACACCGTGATCGCCCTGAGCCTCAACTACGGCTTCCGCACTGGCGGTTCGCTGTTCCACAATCTCGTCTATAGCCAGCTGATCGGCCTCTCCATCTGGGCGCTGATCGATATCCCGCGCGTGGGAATCTGGTGGAACGACCGGCCCCGCCGCTGGCCGTTCCTGTGCCTGGCCGCCGTGGCCGTGCCCGTGGGCGTGCTCTTCGGCAGCTGGGCCACGCGCGAGGTGCTGAACCTGCCGATCCGTTCGCATGCGGAGACCGGCGACATGCTGCGCATGTGCCTGGTGGTGGGGATGCTCGCCTCGGCGAGCATGATCTATTTCTACTGGTCGCGCGAGAAGCTCGCCTACCTCGAGCGGCAGGCCGCGCTGGACGCGCTGCAGCGCGAGGAAGCGGAGAAACAGCTCGTGCGCGCGCAGCTCATGGCGCTGCAGGCCCAGATCGAGCCGCATTTCCTGTTCAATTCGCTGGCCAACCTCGACGGGCTGATCGCCACCGATCCCCGCGCGGCGCGGCAGCTGCTTCAGCGGCTGATCGGCTTCCTGCGCACGTCGCTCAAGCACACGCGGGCGGAGCAATGCACGCTGCGGCAGGAGTTCGAACTGCTGCGCAGCTACCTCGAAATCCAGTCGATGCGTTTCGGCTCGCGGCTGGCGTTCGAGATCGACCTGCCGCCCGCGCTCGCGGATGTGGAAATTCCGCCGATGCTGATCCAGCCCCTGGTCGAAAACGCCGTGACGCACGGCATCGAGCCGTGCATGCGGGGCGGCGCGATCGTGCTGGCCGCGCGCGACCCCGGCGATGGCAATGTGCAGGTGGTGATCACCGACAGCGGCGTGGGCTTCTGCCAGGGCGGCAGCAAGGGGTCCGGCATGGGCCTCACGCACGTGCGCGAGCGGCTGGCGCGGATCTTCGGCGCGGCTGCGACCATGCAGATGGAAGAAAACCAGCCGCGCGGCGTGATCGTGCGGCTGACGCTGCCGCTCGTGCGGCGGACCGATACCGTGCCGGTAGTGCCCGCCGAGGGCGTGGCGGCCGTGCCGGCGCGCGCCCGTCCGGCGGGCGGTACCGTGTCGCCGGCGCATCCCTGA